In one Gammaproteobacteria bacterium genomic region, the following are encoded:
- a CDS encoding hypothetical protein (Evidence 5 : Unknown function) produces MSGQIFRYYHTSFINNGMNRLVNFITNLSLYYFCMTLFFLAAKIVFEYVLALTVITSVLGDSSKFCSALIFVFEYVGFNRHYRKPKTSPPDPLSLTGEREIFCLFRRGVKHNNGIILPLSC; encoded by the coding sequence TTGAGCGGTCAAATCTTCCGCTACTATCACACTAGCTTTATCAACAACGGCATGAACCGCCTGGTAAACTTTATCACGAATCTGAGTCTTTATTATTTTTGCATGACGCTGTTTTTTCTTGCGGCCAAGATTGTATTTGAGTATGTGTTGGCGCTTACGGTTATTACGAGTGTTCTCGGCGATAGCTCGAAGTTTTGCTCGGCACTGATTTTTGTCTTTGAGTACGTCGGATTCAATAGACATTATCGGAAACCCAAAACCTCACCCCCCGACCCTCTCTCCTTAACAGGAGAGAGGGAGATTTTTTGCCTGTTCCGTCGAGGAGTTAAGCATAACAACGGAATAATTCTCCCCCTCTCCTGTTAA
- a CDS encoding hypothetical protein (Evidence 5 : Unknown function), with protein MRLRCPAELGRGFPIRSIKQNRLDIRHYRKPKTSPPDPLSLTGEREIFCLFRRGVKHNNGIILPLSC; from the coding sequence ATGAGGTTGCGTTGTCCGGCAGAGCTAGGTAGGGGGTTTCCGATAAGGTCTATTAAACAGAATAGGTTAGATATTAGACATTATCGGAAACCCAAAACCTCACCCCCCGACCCTCTCTCCTTAACAGGAGAGAGGGAGATTTTTTGCCTGTTCCGTCGAGGAGTTAAGCATAACAACGGAATAATTCTCCCCCTCTCCTGTTAA
- a CDS encoding hypothetical protein (Evidence 5 : Unknown function): MNISGLLYGAKLLDIVDFPRADVLGPEAADHEIKDLIARCGAVFVKPNFQGGIGKKGKAGLIGRAQDLKTAIKEKERLYFAEHRVGNNVYKSRGVTFEGAVPAEHEVYFSISDSTRFRAPTITITHRGGIAIEELPKDQVANIPFDPLTGLKSFVITNALSDINAPREIISPLAQNLPKLWDLFHHYGMTTLELNPIRMSQKRPGSLTPVACDFKCGFDRDDPRVKRLHLPNDLFAVDYSSFEQEINQLRTYQGQSDVSVINPNGTILAPTFGGGG; this comes from the coding sequence ATGAATATCAGTGGGTTACTTTATGGCGCGAAGCTCCTTGATATCGTCGATTTTCCGCGGGCCGATGTATTGGGTCCAGAGGCGGCTGATCACGAGATCAAGGACTTGATCGCGCGCTGTGGCGCAGTGTTCGTCAAACCAAACTTTCAGGGCGGTATTGGTAAGAAAGGTAAGGCGGGATTAATCGGTCGTGCGCAGGATCTCAAAACGGCGATTAAGGAAAAGGAGCGCCTCTATTTTGCTGAGCATCGCGTAGGCAATAATGTTTACAAGTCGCGAGGCGTAACCTTTGAAGGGGCGGTTCCGGCGGAACACGAAGTCTATTTCTCGATTAGCGATTCGACACGCTTTCGGGCCCCGACCATTACGATTACCCACCGTGGCGGTATCGCGATTGAAGAACTTCCCAAGGATCAGGTCGCCAATATCCCCTTTGACCCACTAACGGGTCTCAAGTCTTTCGTTATCACCAATGCTCTTTCGGATATCAATGCCCCACGTGAGATCATCTCGCCATTGGCGCAGAATTTGCCCAAGCTGTGGGATCTATTCCACCACTACGGCATGACCACGTTGGAACTGAATCCGATCCGGATGAGCCAAAAGCGTCCAGGCTCATTGACCCCGGTTGCCTGTGATTTCAAGTGTGGTTTCGATCGCGATGACCCCCGAGTCAAGCGGTTACACCTACCTAACGACTTGTTTGCGGTGGATTATTCCAGTTTCGAGCAGGAGATCAACCAGCTCCGTACCTATCAGGGTCAGTCGGATGTCTCGGTGATCAATCCCAATGGGACAATTCTGGCGCCCACCTTTGGGGGGGGGGGCTAA
- a CDS encoding hypothetical protein (Evidence 5 : Unknown function), translated as MANSEWVVYFGHKVQDSPILSLNQDAVFSSLAPRQTFLESMGFQAFHWDSIPSLNKGEGLNSSGEDNAKLGLERIPTFRSA; from the coding sequence TTGGCAAATTCTGAATGGGTGGTATATTTTGGACATAAGGTCCAAGATAGTCCGATATTGTCCTTAAATCAAGATGCAGTTTTTAGCTCCCTTGCCCCCAGGCAAACCTTCTTGGAATCAATGGGGTTCCAAGCCTTTCATTGGGACTCTATCCCCTCCTTGAATAAGGGCGAGGGGCTAAACAGCTCGGGTGAAGATAACGCAAAGCTAGGGTTGGAGCGAATCCCCACTTTTCGATCTGCTTGA
- a CDS encoding transposase — MSIESDVLKDKNQCRAKLRAIAENTRNNRKRQHILKYNLGRKKKQRHAKIIKTQIRDKVYQAVHAVVDKASVIVAEDLTAQMSGKNFGRNVNRRLANWTKGIIAEAIENVSQRRGSTLVLVNPAYTSQMDSRSGCLLGSRKGDQFHCFDGVVLQADENAARNVLARLHDPGIDRWTPFKKVKSILLERTERLRLRLSNQDSSCRPTNLSTES, encoded by the coding sequence ATGTCTATTGAATCCGACGTACTCAAAGACAAAAATCAGTGCCGAGCAAAACTTCGAGCTATCGCCGAGAACACTCGTAATAACCGTAAGCGCCAACACATACTCAAATACAATCTTGGCCGCAAGAAAAAACAGCGTCATGCAAAAATAATAAAGACTCAGATTCGTGATAAAGTTTACCAGGCGGTTCATGCCGTTGTTGATAAAGCTAGTGTGATAGTAGCGGAAGATTTGACCGCTCAAATGAGTGGCAAGAATTTTGGTAGAAATGTGAATCGTCGTTTGGCGAATTGGACCAAAGGCATCATCGCCGAGGCGATTGAGAATGTATCCCAGCGTAGAGGTTCTACGTTGGTTCTCGTTAATCCTGCTTATACCTCACAAATGGATTCTCGGAGCGGCTGTTTACTAGGTAGCCGCAAAGGGGATCAATTTCACTGTTTCGACGGGGTGGTTTTGCAGGCGGATGAGAACGCTGCGCGAAACGTTTTAGCAAGACTTCACGATCCGGGGATAGATCGATGGACGCCTTTCAAGAAGGTGAAATCTATATTGCTAGAACGGACCGAGCGCCTCCGGTTGAGACTGTCCAACCAGGACTCCAGTTGCAGGCCGACAAACCTATCAACGGAGAGCTAA